TTACCCGCAGGGTTATCCGGTTTGGGTATACCCTAACGTTACTTATGTGGCAGCTGTATATGCTGGGGGTGTCTGCCTGCTTGCAGGAAATGCCTTTGCAAATACAGTTCTGAATTTGATTGAGGAAAGAGCAAGACAACTTTCTGAAATAGAGTCTGAAAAGATAAAAAGTCACAGTGAACACGAAATCGAGAAAGAAGTCCAGAGAACCCTCGCTAACTCCTTTACGAAAAAAGATAGTTTTTCGAAGTTTAATATGGACTTAAAAGACACCGAATATGATTTTATTCTCGGAAAAGGGCTCTTGGAGTCAGAGAAGAAAATCACTATTCAGGATGAAATTCCTGAAGTTGAGAACCTGAAGTTTGCCAGTACCGGCAAGCATGTAGCTCTCGATGAAGGGCTTGATTCAGCGTCACTGCTACTTGCCCGGGCAACCAGTACGCCTTCCAGAGGCAAACAAACTAAAGGATTACTCCATAACAAAACGAAATTTTTGAGGAGACGTTAAAATGGCTAAAGGCCTTGATGTAGGAACAATGAATATCATATGTGCTACAAAAGGAAATGGCTCAATTTCCTTTTCCCAGCAGAGAAACGCATTCCTTGAAATGGAATCAACTGACCTTACAAAACAAATGCTAGATAATGGAAGAGTACTATACACCCAGAGAGGAGGCGTTATTAATGTTCTCGGAGAAGATGCCTTTAAGTTCTCAAACGTATTTAATAAGCATATCCGAAGGCCCATGAAGCAGGGAATTATAAGTCCTGAGGAAAAAGATTCCATTCCTATGATCAAGCTCATTATTGAAAGGGTACTCGGACTCCCTGACAAGAAAGACGAACTTCTGTACATTTCCGTCCCTGCAAATCCTGTGGATAATCAGCTAAATGTGCTCTACCATGGAAAAACCGTAGAAGCCCTTGCCACAAAACTCGGGTATACTGCCTGCCCTATTGATGAAGGACTTTCAGTCGTGTACTCTGAACTTAGCGATTCCAATTTCACAGGAGTCGGGATAAGTGTAGGCGCAGGCATGACAAATGTAACCGTAGCCTACATGGCAACCCCGATTGTTTCCTTCAGTATAGCACGCGGAGGGGACTGGATTGATGAGCAGGTCGCAATTGCCACAGGCATGGCAAAGGAAAGAATCACCTACATAAAAGAGACGGACTTTTCACTGTCTGGAGAACATGAAATAGGAAGTGTCCAGGGAGCACTTGCTGTTTACTACGATGCTCTTCTGACATATGTACTGCAGCATCTCAAGCGCAAACTCTCAGAAACCGCTCCGCCAGATGCTGAATTCCAGATAGCAATCGCAGGTGGAAGTACAAGGGTCAAAGGCTTTACAGAGCTGTTTGAGGAAAGATTAAAAGAAACTGATCTACCTATCAGGATTTCGAGCATTAGAAAGAACAGGTTTAGCACATCAGGAACGGACTCAAAGGACCCCCTCTACTCAATTGCAAGGGGATGTTTGATTGCTGCTCTCTCCAAGGAGGCAACTCTCAACCCGGATTCCTCGTCCTCATCTGAAGCCCACGATTCGAAACACTCTTCTCACAAGCCCGAACCTATAGTGGTCACTAACCGAAGCTGAAATATCAAAACTGATATCTGTGCATTCGAAGGAGGGTAGAAACCCTTCTTCAAATCTTTTCTTCAAGACCTTTCTTCAAATTCTACCTGCGGAATTTTTTCAGTTTTTTAGTTTTCTTCCTGCTCCGATATCTTTAAATAACGTATTCTCTATTCTACATAACGTAAATAAAACATTACATTATGTATGCTTAACTTGACTATATGTCTTTAGAACTTTACTTAGGAATTTAACAAAATCGATGTTAATTATATTAATTAAAATTATAACTGAAAAATATCCAGGCAGGTTTTTCAAATGAAGCAAAAACAATTCAGGATAATCTCTCTCCTGATCGTAATGGTCATGGGAGCCGTAGTGGGTTTCTCGGTATCGATAGGAAATCCGGTACTTGCAGTAGGCGTCGTACTTGCAGGCATGGCAGTTATGTACAATTTGAAACAAATGCTGGAAGATGTGGTCGAAGATGAGAGAATTCACCAGATCAGCCAGAAGGCTTCGCAGGTTACTCTCCAGATAGTTATGACAGGGCTTGCTCTTGGGGGTGCAGCCCTGATAGCGATGAGAGAGGTTTATCCAACATATACCGATCTTGGTTTCTTCATGGCATACGCAGGCTGCGGGGTTCTTGTACTTTATTCCCTGTTTTACAGATATTACAACAGGAAATATGGTGGCTTTGATGAAGAATAATATCAAAGTTTACAGGGCGATGCACGACCTTACCCAGGAAAGTTTGGCTGAGAAAGTAGGAGTAACAAGACAGACAATACATGCTATTGAAAAAGGAAAGTATGATCCCTCTCTTGACCTTGCTTTCAAGCTTGCCAGACTTTTTAACGCAAATATCGAAGATATTTTTCTCTATGAGGGTAACGAGAACTGAGGACTTCCCTTAAAAGGGCTTGTTCCCTAAGTTTCCGTCTTATTTTTCTCAAAGGCCTATATCATAACATTTTTTCCAGCTAAACTTAGCTTTCCCGAACTCTTCCACACAAATAAACCTGAAGTAAAAGATCATATAATCAAGATTTTATTTTTGTAAAACCACTGTCCGGCAAAGAAGTGAGATTTCAGTACGTAAGTTAATTTTCTTAATAAGGATTTAAAGCCGCCGCATCCGGAAAATCAAAATTAGTTTTTAAATAAATTTATAAGGAATGAACAGGTAGTTAATACAGGTATCTGTTTCCAGAATCTCGGTTTGAAAACCGATATATCTAAAGCAGTGGTAGACAGGTAACAGACAGATAAAACAGCTACTAAAATAAGAATCTCAACGGGAGTCAAGAAATATGATGCAATCTTTTATAGTGGAGCATTATCTCAATAGTGCCGTAGATGTTTACTGTGGTGGGCCAGATATCTTCAGGGGAACCGTAAAAGCCTGTGCAGACAATGTACTCACCCTCGAAAACGAAGGAAAACTGACACATATAGCTATAGATAAGATTATAGCTTTGTGGGCTCAGTAAATTCGAAAATTGCAGATCTCAAACAATTGTATAAGAATCAACCGGGAGCAGAGAAAGGATATTAATGATCCTTTTCTGAACCTTGTTACAGTCGAATAATTTTCTGGACTGAAGGATTAGCTTAGTTTCTTCATTTTAGCTCAGGCTTTTCACTTAGCTCAGGCTTTTTGTTCTTCATACTTGGGATGGAAACTGATCCTGATTCACAGAACCAAACATGAAACACATTGAGGTGTAAAAAAATGCAATCTTTTATAGTGGAACATCTTCTTGGTGAAGTTGTGGATGTCTATTGCGGAGGTCCCGATGTTTTTAACGGAAAGGTGGAAGCCTGCGCAGACGATGTACTCACTCTCGAAAATAAAGGAAAATACACGCATATCACAATTGATAAGATCATAGCTATCTGGCGTACGTAAGATGGGAAAAGAGTGTAATCAAGTCAGATCTTTTTGAACAGAGAGCTGTCATAATAGAGCAGTTAAATAAAAGAGCTTGGTAGAGGAGAAATCCATAAATGGATACTTAAATCTATAAATGGATACTTCATCCTTTTCCGCAACTTTTAGCAAAAAGCTGAAATTGCTCTATCGCAACAGTCAACTGTATATGTTTATGTTTTGATGCAGCTTTTTGCATGAGAGGCGATGAACTCTCTCATAAGTTTTGCTCCAAGCATGGCTGTCTGTCCTGAATCATATTCAGGGGCAATTTCCACGATATCAAAAGCCATTGAATAAGGAGCAAGAGTTCTTATCGCAGTCCTGACATCCCTGGCACTGAGCCCGAAAGGTTCAGGTGTGCCGAGTCCGGGAGCGTAAGCAGGATCTATTGCATCCATATCAAGGGAAAGATAGATCTGACTGCAGTCCAGCCATTCAATAACTTCTTTAAGGACTTCTACCATGCCTATGGATTCGACGTCATCTGCCGTGTAGTATTTAAGGTTATTCTCCCTGGCAAAAACCCATTCTTCTTCGGGTCCGCTCCTTATGCCTATAGAAACAAGATTCTTTGTAACATTCTCCAGAATATTTCTGGATACACAGGCGTGGTTATGCTTGAATCCCCTGTACTCCTGCCTGAGGTCGAAGTGGGCATCAAGGACAAGGACTCCGAAATCATCTCCTGCAAACTCGGCACATGCCCTGACCGTAGAATAAGTCAGGGAATGCTCGCCTCCTAGCATAATAGGAAGCTTTCCGTCGTTTAACAGAATCTTTACTTCTTCGTAAAGATCCCTCAGAGTTTCATCAACCAGGGCTGAAGTCTCCAGATTTCCTGCATCATAAATCGGAAGGTCTACAAGATCTATGTCGAACACAGGGTTATAACTCTCAAAATTTGCAGAAACCTGCCTCATCGCGTCTGGAGCCCAGCGGCTGCCTGCACGGTACGAAGAAGTGTTGTCAAAAGGTACACCGAAAATAACATATCGTGCAGATTCGTAGTCTGCAAGAGCGTCTATAAAGGAATTGGGTAAAAACATATTCTTACCTGATGTAATTATTTATTAAAAAAAGAGCTCAGGCTGTTAACCTGAGTTTTTGCCTGTTTTTCAGGGACTTATGTTCTTATATCGAGTTTGACTTTTCCGAGGGCTGTGATATAAGACACCTCTTCACCCTCTTTTACTCTGTCCTTGTATTCATCGGGGATTATAATCTCAAAGGTTGAGAAGTCTCCCATGTCCATAAGCTGGGCAATGTTTCCAGTAATTGAGATTATCTGAGCGCTCTTCCTTTCCACGATCGGGACATAGATTTTATTTGCAACGGAGCCTATGTAGGAACGTTTCTGGCCGTCAAAGAGGCCTATAGCCTCTACCCTTGCCTTTGCAGCTCCATGTTTCCCTGGTTTGGACTTGGTAATGCTTTTTATAACACATGCTTCGTCGTCAATAATTACATATTTCCCTTCTTTAAGGTCTTTTACTTCTACCTGCTGTTTCATAGTGATTCTCCCTTACGTTTTAAGATCTATAATAAGCTGTAAACGCCATACCGGATTTGATCGAAAGTTTTTCAGTGTCAATTCCGGCGAAGTGGTATAAGAAGGCTTTTCTAATTTTTAAGCCTGTCTACCCTTTCATCCATACTTTGCTTAACTGCTCTGTATAGAAAAGCTGGAAAGTAGTTACTACCTGAATGCCTGTATAACTTCACAGGTCGAGACTAATACGATTAATTATCCTAGAGTATATAACGCTTATGCGAGATTTTGTTTTTTCGGGCATAGTTTCAGATAAAATATTTCGAAATATTGGTCAATTGCTCTAATTAGGGTAAGCAGTTAAGGTTTAAAGGACAAAAAAGACCATTTAAATAAAATCTGTATGGACTCTATTCCGAAAAATATTCCGATGAATATTCCGAATATTTTTCCGTATGTAAAATCCTTGACTACGCTCATTTTTCTTTAACAGCCGATTTCCAATTCTCCAAGTTTTTCCCGAAGGGGTACCCCCTCTTTATCCCAGCCCCGATAATGGTAATACTCCTCAAGGGCTGCCTCAAATTCCTGTCGTCTTAAGAATCCATTTCCTTTTTCTGCACTGCCAGCTTCGAACAGCCTTTCAGGAAGGGTATCGTCTTTTCGCGTGAAACCCGCTTTCAGATTATAAATTCTCTCCAGATTCCAGATCCTTTCTCCCGTTTTCAGGAGTTTGGCAGGTGAAATTTCTATCTCGGCACCGGAGTGTAAAAGGGCTGAACAAAGCTCTTCGTTGATGGCAAAAACCGAGAACGGGCAGAGCACAAGTGAATCAAGTACAGCAGTCAGGTTTTCAAAGACCTGCAGAATTCCAGCTTTTCCTTTAAGGGCGAAACGGTCGAGAAGTAAAGGTTTTCCGAGAACCTCCGGTCCTATCATAAAGGCTGTAAGGTAATCTCCACCATGACAGGAGGTAGCATAAGCAAGAGCCTGTCCTTTAATCCTCCTGGGATCAAAACCTGCAATTTCAAGTCCTTTCACGTCCATACTCAGGTCTTCTCTCTCCCGGGCTGAGAAATATCTCCGTGCTCCTTTCCCAGGCTCGTTTCCTTCCCCTATTTCTTCAAGCAAGGTTTCAATTCTCTTTGCTTCGATTTTCTCTGACTTGAATTCTGCAAGAGCACCGAGTACGGAACCTGCAGAGATAGGGTCAAGTCCGTAATCTTTACATATCCTGTCTGCCAGGAGCACCGAGTTAAAATCCGGATTTTCAAGGTTAAACCCGAAAGCCCATAGAGAATCGTAGTCAGGTAGAATTTGTCCTGTCTTCCTTATCCTTCGTTTACAGCCCAGGGGGCAGGCAGGGCAGCTTTCCTTCTCAAGTTCAAGGCTGGATTTAATATACTCTCCTGAGAACATATCCGCAAAAGGAGTTCCTCTCACGGAAAAGTTTCTGCAGGGAATGAGGTCCATATAATCCAGAAGTTTTACAAACGCAGGAGTACCATACTTTGCAAGTCCTTTGGAGAGTACAGGATTTGCTTCAAAAAGTTTCAACGTTTTTGTCTTAAGGTTTTCAAAACTTTCGGGGCTGGCAGGTAAGAGTTCTTTTTTTCCTTTTACGGCCACTGCTTTCAGCAGCTTTGAGCCTGCAACCGCTCCCAGGCCTCCCCTCCCGCTGTGAATGGAATCGATCACAAAAGAAGAAACAAGAACTTCTTTTTCTCCGGCCCTGCCTATGCAGGCAACGCTTCCTTTATCTTTCAGGGCATCAGTACATGCTTCTGTGTTTTTTCCCCAGAGACTTCCTGCATGTGCAATTTTTATTTCTTCTCCCCTTATCTCTACAAAGGAAGGACTCCCTGCTTTTCCGATAATAACCAGGGCATCGATTTCAGCTTTCCTTAGTTCCCTCCCAAAACCTCCACCTGCATTCCAGCTGAACACCGTGCCTGTGAGAGGGGATTTTGATGTAATAACCGCCCCTGAGGACATGGGAACAAGACCTGTAAGCGGTCCGGAAGTAAAAACAAGGGGATTTTCCGGGCTGAGGGGGTCAATGTCAGGTTTTGCAAGCTCGCTAAGCAGTTTTACTCCCAGTCCCCTGCCGCCTATGTACCTGCGAATTAACTCTTCATCGGTACTCTTAACAGTAATCAATCCCGAGCTAAGGTCTATGTATATTGTTTTTCCTTTCCAGCCAGTCATATCAAAATCCCTTTTTCAGATCTCTTTACCTTTTCAAATCTCTTCATCTTTTTCGTAATTATTTCTGGTGCTTATCTATTGAAGATAGCCTTTAATTAGAATCCGTATCGTGAAAATCTTGAAAGAGCCAGTCTTTAAGAGAAATAAACCTTAGATAATATTACATGAATCTGGAGAAACCTTATGTTGTTTCTGTATACGCCCTTGTCCGGAACGAGAAAGGAG
The genomic region above belongs to Methanosarcina horonobensis HB-1 = JCM 15518 and contains:
- a CDS encoding DUF7139 domain-containing protein is translated as MKSKISHYFASMALLSGFLLALTGIVYALSVNLTRRSDPGEIAITYGFIGFGLSLILTGINLMIKNPKEYHLHIVGTGLVLNCIGIGAFLVLYPQGYPVWVYPNVTYVAAVYAGGVCLLAGNAFANTVLNLIEERARQLSEIESEKIKSHSEHEIEKEVQRTLANSFTKKDSFSKFNMDLKDTEYDFILGKGLLESEKKITIQDEIPEVENLKFASTGKHVALDEGLDSASLLLARATSTPSRGKQTKGLLHNKTKFLRRR
- a CDS encoding cell division protein FtsA, which gives rise to MAKGLDVGTMNIICATKGNGSISFSQQRNAFLEMESTDLTKQMLDNGRVLYTQRGGVINVLGEDAFKFSNVFNKHIRRPMKQGIISPEEKDSIPMIKLIIERVLGLPDKKDELLYISVPANPVDNQLNVLYHGKTVEALATKLGYTACPIDEGLSVVYSELSDSNFTGVGISVGAGMTNVTVAYMATPIVSFSIARGGDWIDEQVAIATGMAKERITYIKETDFSLSGEHEIGSVQGALAVYYDALLTYVLQHLKRKLSETAPPDAEFQIAIAGGSTRVKGFTELFEERLKETDLPIRISSIRKNRFSTSGTDSKDPLYSIARGCLIAALSKEATLNPDSSSSSEAHDSKHSSHKPEPIVVTNRS
- a CDS encoding DUF2178 domain-containing protein; its protein translation is MKQKQFRIISLLIVMVMGAVVGFSVSIGNPVLAVGVVLAGMAVMYNLKQMLEDVVEDERIHQISQKASQVTLQIVMTGLALGGAALIAMREVYPTYTDLGFFMAYAGCGVLVLYSLFYRYYNRKYGGFDEE
- a CDS encoding helix-turn-helix transcriptional regulator encodes the protein MKNNIKVYRAMHDLTQESLAEKVGVTRQTIHAIEKGKYDPSLDLAFKLARLFNANIEDIFLYEGNEN
- a CDS encoding MM0924 family protein, whose product is MMQSFIVEHYLNSAVDVYCGGPDIFRGTVKACADNVLTLENEGKLTHIAIDKIIALWAQ
- a CDS encoding MM0924 family protein yields the protein MQSFIVEHLLGEVVDVYCGGPDVFNGKVEACADDVLTLENKGKYTHITIDKIIAIWRT
- the speB gene encoding agmatinase is translated as MFLPNSFIDALADYESARYVIFGVPFDNTSSYRAGSRWAPDAMRQVSANFESYNPVFDIDLVDLPIYDAGNLETSALVDETLRDLYEEVKILLNDGKLPIMLGGEHSLTYSTVRACAEFAGDDFGVLVLDAHFDLRQEYRGFKHNHACVSRNILENVTKNLVSIGIRSGPEEEWVFARENNLKYYTADDVESIGMVEVLKEVIEWLDCSQIYLSLDMDAIDPAYAPGLGTPEPFGLSARDVRTAIRTLAPYSMAFDIVEIAPEYDSGQTAMLGAKLMREFIASHAKSCIKT
- a CDS encoding translation initiation factor IF-5A — encoded protein: MKQQVEVKDLKEGKYVIIDDEACVIKSITKSKPGKHGAAKARVEAIGLFDGQKRSYIGSVANKIYVPIVERKSAQIISITGNIAQLMDMGDFSTFEIIIPDEYKDRVKEGEEVSYITALGKVKLDIRT
- a CDS encoding aldehyde ferredoxin oxidoreductase family protein: MTGWKGKTIYIDLSSGLITVKSTDEELIRRYIGGRGLGVKLLSELAKPDIDPLSPENPLVFTSGPLTGLVPMSSGAVITSKSPLTGTVFSWNAGGGFGRELRKAEIDALVIIGKAGSPSFVEIRGEEIKIAHAGSLWGKNTEACTDALKDKGSVACIGRAGEKEVLVSSFVIDSIHSGRGGLGAVAGSKLLKAVAVKGKKELLPASPESFENLKTKTLKLFEANPVLSKGLAKYGTPAFVKLLDYMDLIPCRNFSVRGTPFADMFSGEYIKSSLELEKESCPACPLGCKRRIRKTGQILPDYDSLWAFGFNLENPDFNSVLLADRICKDYGLDPISAGSVLGALAEFKSEKIEAKRIETLLEEIGEGNEPGKGARRYFSAREREDLSMDVKGLEIAGFDPRRIKGQALAYATSCHGGDYLTAFMIGPEVLGKPLLLDRFALKGKAGILQVFENLTAVLDSLVLCPFSVFAINEELCSALLHSGAEIEISPAKLLKTGERIWNLERIYNLKAGFTRKDDTLPERLFEAGSAEKGNGFLRRQEFEAALEEYYHYRGWDKEGVPLREKLGELEIGC